GCCGCCGATGCCGCAGGAGTACAGGTCCGTCGCGCCGAGCACGCCCGCCGCGGCCACCGCCGCGTCCACCGCGTTGCCGCCCCCCTTGAGAATCTCGATGGCGGCCGAGGTGGCCCGGACATCCACCGTGGCCGCCGCGCCGCCGCGCCCCGTGGCCTCCGGGGTAGGCGTGGGGGCAGAGACGGGCGAGGAGGAGAAGCTCTCCTCGGAAGTGGCGGCCTTGCCGTGGGTGCAGCTGACCGTCAGCAGCCAGCCGGCTCCCGCCGCGATGAGGTGTCTGCGCATGAGGTGACTCCGAAGCGTGGACGAAGCCTCACCCTATCAACTTCGCCGGGCTTCCCCCGGAGGAATACGAGCCCTGGCGCCGGTCAAGCGTCCTCATCCGGCAAGAGCGTGCGGAGCAGCCCATCATCAGGGCCAAGCGGGCTCCACCCCGCGGGAGGCGGTGTGGCGAGGAGCGCTGCTGTCACCTGCCTTGCCCGCGCCTTATGCGTTTCCGGAGTAAATCCCACCCAGGAGGCGAAGGTCTCGGCGACGGCAAACCGGGCTTCGTCGTCCAGCACGGCCGGCCAGCCGCCGGGGAGACTTTCCGAGAACTCCCGTACGAGCTGTCCGCGCACCAACCGCGTCACCTGAGCGTTCCGCTCGGCCTCTTCGACCAGGCCGCTGAAGACCTGCACGGCGTTGAGTTCATCACCGCCAAGCTCCTCGGCCAGCACATAGAGGGGGACGGCAGGACGCGCCTCGGCGAAGGCCGTGAGCGACCCATAACCGCGCTCGCGGACCCGCGCATAGAGACGGCCCTTCCAATCTCCCCGCCAGGAGTCACCTCCGTTCATCTCCTTCTCCCGGAGGTGAAGTTCATCGGGATGCCGTAGTTCCGCATGTACCTTGCGACGATCTTCAGGATCTGGCTGCGCGTCAACATCCGGCCCGTGACCGCCTCGGCTTCGCGCAGGACGCTCATGATCATCTGGTTCCATTCACGGGGCCAGGTGCGCCCCAAGCGCCAGTGACCACCGCCATGGAGCGCCTGGTGGTGTGCCAGTTCCAGCTCGACACAGAACTCGTCAATGCTCATGTCCCCGGAGAATCCACGCTTCTCGAACCACTCGCGGTGCTCCGCGGGCATGACATGGTGGCGCGGCCGCTGAGCCATCCCGGCCCCTGCCTTGCCGGTTTCATGCATGCCACGAACCTCAGGGCCATCTCCGAGCGCATCACGCACGCCCTGCGGTAAGTCCTGTCGCACTTGCGACATCATCACCGCCCCCGCTTGAATGCGGACGGCGGCACCGGCAGCGGGAACGGAGAGGACCCCCACCTGCACCAGCCGCCGTATCCATTCCATCCACTCGGCAGAGACCACGAGTTGCGTGCCCACCATCACACCGTTGGACCCCATCCTCATGTTCGCGCCCAACATGGCGGGAGCAGCTGGCGGCAACCGTGGCAGTGACATCTTCATGGCCGAGACCAGGGTGAGCATCTCGGCGAATTGGGCCGCGGCCATGAGCTGCCCCCCTCGCTCCGAGGCTTCTCGCACCGCTTCACGAATGGACTGATATTCGCGAGTGAGCTCTCCCATCAGGCCAGGCATCGCGACGGCCGTTGCCTCGACCTGCCCTGGCGCCAGGGAAGCAAGCGCCGTCATCGACGGTTCGATCATGCTTTGGACCCGGCGGACGTCCGCCAAGAGTTTCTCGGCGCTGTAAAACGGGCATTGACTGAGGACAACATCCGCGAGGCTCAAGAAATCGAGCCATGCGGCGAGCAGGGTGGCTCCAGACATAGCGGCTTGGAGCCGTGGACCACTCATGTGGAGAATGCCCAGCTCCATGTCCGGCGCCTCTACTTCCCATGCCGCATTCGCCTGGGAGGCCACACCTCCGAGTGCGCTTTGGATCCACCGCAGTTGATGGGTGCCATAGCCGATGGAGCGGTCAAAGGCGCCGTTGGCCCGTCCCCCAAGGCGCTCCCTGCCAGCCAGTTGGCTGAGCGAGCCAGAGATGCCTTTCGCAGAACGCTCCACACCGGCAAGGGCACCGAAAAGGGCTTGCCTGACCTGTGTGGCTTGCTGACGTTCTGAGCTCGGCTCGACGGCAGGCGCAGCCACTGG
Above is a genomic segment from Stigmatella erecta containing:
- a CDS encoding NUDIX hydrolase; protein product: MNGGDSWRGDWKGRLYARVRERGYGSLTAFAEARPAVPLYVLAEELGGDELNAVQVFSGLVEEAERNAQVTRLVRGQLVREFSESLPGGWPAVLDDEARFAVAETFASWVGFTPETHKARARQVTAALLATPPPAGWSPLGPDDGLLRTLLPDEDA
- a CDS encoding DUF2380 domain-containing protein; the encoded protein is MGGALWVPVAAPAVEPSSERQQATQVRQALFGALAGVERSAKGISGSLSQLAGRERLGGRANGAFDRSIGYGTHQLRWIQSALGGVASQANAAWEVEAPDMELGILHMSGPRLQAAMSGATLLAAWLDFLSLADVVLSQCPFYSAEKLLADVRRVQSMIEPSMTALASLAPGQVEATAVAMPGLMGELTREYQSIREAVREASERGGQLMAAAQFAEMLTLVSAMKMSLPRLPPAAPAMLGANMRMGSNGVMVGTQLVVSAEWMEWIRRLVQVGVLSVPAAGAAVRIQAGAVMMSQVRQDLPQGVRDALGDGPEVRGMHETGKAGAGMAQRPRHHVMPAEHREWFEKRGFSGDMSIDEFCVELELAHHQALHGGGHWRLGRTWPREWNQMIMSVLREAEAVTGRMLTRSQILKIVARYMRNYGIPMNFTSGRRR